The Streptomyces tubercidicus DNA segment CCGGGCCCGCGTGGTATGGCGGCTCGGGGCGGCGGTGGGCCTCCACGAAGGCGCGCGGCGAGCGGAAACCGCGGGAGAGGACGGCGTGCCCGGCGGCGGACCAGCCGAGCCAGCCGGTCACCGCGACCACGTCGCCGGGCTGGGCACCGGCCCGGGTGACCGGCTCCTGGTTGCGCAGATCGCCGAGCGCGGTGATGGCGACGGTGATGGTGTCGCCGCGTACGACGTCCCCGCCGACCACCGCGGCGCCCGCCACCTGGCACTCGTCGCGCAGCCCGTCCATCAGCTCGGTCGGCCAGGTCGCGGGGAGATCCGCGGGGACCACCAGGCCGAGCAGGATCGCGGTGGGCACCGCGCCCATCGCCGCGATGTCGGCGAGGTTCTGTGCGGCGGCCTTGCGGCCGACGTCGTAGGCGGTGGACCAGTCGCGCCTGAAGTGCCGGCCCTCCAGGAGGATGTCGGTGCTGGCGACCACCCTGCGGTCCGGCGCGGTGACCACCGCGGCATCGTCACCCGGCCCGATCCGTACGGCCGGAGTGGTGGTGAGCCGGGAGGTGAGCTCCCTGATCAGCCCGAACTCCCCCAGCTCGCCCACGGTGCCCTTCATGCTGTTGCCCTTCCCATGTGTACGGACGGTCCGTACGTGGCTGACGACTGTGCCGTACTTGCCGAGTTCACCGCGCGGGTCTCCCCGCTCCGCTCGGTGACGCGGTACCGTGGCGTCCCTTCTTCCCACATGATCCTCGTAGCCGCCCTGGAGGTTCCGTGGTACAGGCCTACATCCTGATCCAGACCGAGGTCGGCAAGGCCTCGGCGGTAGCTGAGGTGATCTCCAAGATCCACGGCGTGCTGCAGGCCGAGGACGTGACCGGGCCCTATGACGTCATCGTGCGCGCCCAGGCCGGCACCGTCGACGAGCTGGGCCGCATGGTGGTCGCGAAGGTCCAGCAAGTGGACGGCATCACCCGCACCCTCACCTGCCCGGTGGTGCATATCTAGCTCCCCGTATCCTCGGCCGGGTGATCTCTGCGCGCCGCCGGCACCTGGCCCTGCCCGTGCTCACCGTGCTGTTCGCCGCGGTGGGCTGCTCCCCTTCCGAGGACGTGGCCGCCCCCTCCCCCGAGGGGGCGGCGGCGCGGTACTGCAAGGCGCTCCACAGGGAACTGCCGGACACCGCGGACGGGCTGGAGCGGGGCAACGCCGAGCCGGCCTCCGACTTCACTGCCATGTGGGGCGATCCTGCCGTGAAACTGCGCTGCGGGGTACCGAAGCCCGACGTCCTGACGTACGGGAGTGAACATTACAACCCCTACGCGGACGCGGCGGAA contains these protein-coding regions:
- a CDS encoding thiamine-phosphate kinase, with protein sequence MKGTVGELGEFGLIRELTSRLTTTPAVRIGPGDDAAVVTAPDRRVVASTDILLEGRHFRRDWSTAYDVGRKAAAQNLADIAAMGAVPTAILLGLVVPADLPATWPTELMDGLRDECQVAGAAVVGGDVVRGDTITVAITALGDLRNQEPVTRAGAQPGDVVAVTGWLGWSAAGHAVLSRGFRSPRAFVEAHRRPEPPYHAGPAAAGLGATAMTDVSDGLVADLGHIADASKVRIDLRSAGIDIPTQMSDIGTAVGVDPMQWVLNGGEDHAIVATFPPDVKLPARWKVIGEVLHPSALPQVTVDGAPWVKAGWDHFGDDGDDG
- a CDS encoding Lrp/AsnC ligand binding domain-containing protein, which gives rise to MVQAYILIQTEVGKASAVAEVISKIHGVLQAEDVTGPYDVIVRAQAGTVDELGRMVVAKVQQVDGITRTLTCPVVHI
- a CDS encoding DUF3515 domain-containing protein; protein product: MISARRRHLALPVLTVLFAAVGCSPSEDVAAPSPEGAAARYCKALHRELPDTADGLERGNAEPASDFTAMWGDPAVKLRCGVPKPDVLTYGSEHYNPYADAAEVNGVRWLFEKQDDGYRFTTVLRKAYVEVTVPGKYAPEVNVLTDLAGAVKKTVPVGV